From one Montipora capricornis isolate CH-2021 chromosome 10, ASM3666992v2, whole genome shotgun sequence genomic stretch:
- the LOC138021395 gene encoding uncharacterized protein produces the protein MPDLSTARDFLNTLNHAHPAIKFTMEVENGGMLPFLGIQLLNRAPRIETKVFVKPTNSGLLLHYHSHVDNRYKHGLLTTMLDRAYRLSSSWSYFTEECERLKSVFSKLKYPKHLVDSIVKNFLNLRVADQSPLQSKSTTDNTTRVVIPFKDQESANIVKTQLKDLSVKLQTIVQPVFTSRKIAQEFSTSELKPQLIDQQCVVYNFKCDQCDAGYVGYTRGHLFVRVDGHRSKTSSVRKHYDNRHAGRIPEDLHNRFNVLKKCQNKFDCLVNEMLLIKQLRPCLNVQSDSIRAKVFV, from the coding sequence ATGCCTGATTTGTCTACAGCAAGGGACTTCCTCAACACCCTCAACCACGCCCACCCCGCCATCAAGTTCACTATGGAGGTCGAAAATGGTGGAATGCTCCCCTTCCTCGGTATTCAACTCCTAAACCGAGCGCCCCGTATTGAGACTAAAGTATTCGTGAAGCCAACAAACAGTGGTCTGCTCCTCCATTACCACAGTCATGTCGATAATAGATACAAGCACGGCCTATTGACAACTATGCTCGATCGCGCATATCGCCTGTCTTCGTCGTGGTCCTACTTCACTGAGGAGTGTGAACGACTGAAGTCTGTGTTCTCTAAACTGAAGTATCCCAAGCACCTTGTGGACTCCATTGTTAAAAACTTCCTAAACTTAAGGGTCGCCGACCAGTCTCCATTGCAATCAAAATCTACGACAGACAACACTACTCGGGTCGTCATACCCTTTAAAGACCAGGAGTCTGCTAATATCGTGAAGACACAATTAAAAGATCTTAGTGTGAAGCTCCAGACTATTGTCCAACCAGTGTTTACGAGCCGCAAGATTGCCCAGGAGTTCTCGACAAGCGAATTAAAGCCTCAGCTCATtgatcaacaatgcgttgtgtataacTTCAAGTGTGACCAGTGCGATGCTGGTTATGTCGGATACACCCGTGGCCATCTGTTCGTACGCGTTGATGGACATAGAAGCAAGACCTCGTCAGTGCGCAAACACTATGATAATAGACACGCAGGCAGGATTCCGGAGGACCTTCACAATCGTtttaatgtgttgaaaaaatgccagaacaagttcgattgtctagttaatgagatgttactcattaaacaattaagaccatgtttaaatgtacaatcagactcaattcgggctaaggtctttgtttaa
- the LOC138019042 gene encoding THO complex subunit 1-like produces MTSSGKSTWNRDDILYEGVIYEKRLADDIGPQWKDLARALGFYQASIEAIQQEKGNSKEYCIEILVRWLRQNGKGATVGKLAEALTKIGLKNLADRFPIKASDTNRDSKGNSKVRELEDTVSKMSNRIKELEEEDIY; encoded by the exons ATGA CTTCTTCAGGCAAATCAACTTGGAATCGAGACGACATACTGTATGAAGGTGTTATTTATGAAAAAAGGCTGGCGGATGACATTGGGCCACAGTGGAAAGATTTAGCACGTGCACTGGGATTTTATCAAGCCAGCATTGAAGCCATTCAACAGGAAAAAGGCAACTCCAAGGAATACTGCATAGAGATCCTTGTTCGCTGGCTTCGCCAGAACGGAAAAGGGGCCACTGTCGGAAAGCTCGCCGAAGCTCTAACGAAGATAGGGCTCAAGAATTTAGCTGATAGATTCCCGATCAAGGCAAGCGATACAAACCGA GATTCTAAGGGAAACAGCAAAGTGAGAGAGCTAGAAGACACG GTCTCCAAAATGAGCAACAGGATTAAGGAATTAGAGGAGGAG GATATTTACTGA